The Neomonachus schauinslandi chromosome 11, ASM220157v2, whole genome shotgun sequence genome contains a region encoding:
- the LOC110586362 gene encoding LOW QUALITY PROTEIN: olfactory receptor 6X1 (The sequence of the model RefSeq protein was modified relative to this genomic sequence to represent the inferred CDS: inserted 1 base in 1 codon), whose protein sequence is MRTGMTITEFILLGFPDIQGLQIPLFIVIFFIYILTLAGNGLIIAIVWAEPKLQXPMYFFLCNLSFLEIWYTTTVIPKPLETFVVARTAICIPCCLLQAFFHFFLGTTEFFILTIMSFDRYLAICKPLHYPTIMTSNLCLRLALSSWVVGFTIVFGQMLLLIQVPFCGNNVINHFYCDVGPILKAACADTSIPELLVIPGSLFFTVISYIYILSTILQIPSATGRQKTFSTCASHLTVVSLLYGAILFMYLRPTTHSSFKINKVVSVLNTILTLLLNPFIYTIRNKKVKAALRKAMACPKTHRPQ, encoded by the exons ATGAGGACTGGCATGACAATCACAGAGTTCATCCTCCTAGGCTTTCCTGATATCCAAGGACTACAGATCCCTCTCTTTATAGTCATCTTTTTCATCTACATATTAACCCTTGCAGGCAATGGGCTCATAATTGCCATAGTCTGGGCAGAGCCCAAGCTAC AACCAATGTACTTCTTCCTCTGCAACTTGTCCTTCTTAGAGATCTGGTACACCACCACAGTCATCCCCAAACCGTTGGAAACTTTTGTGGTGGCAAGAACAGCTATCTGTATCCCCTGCTGCCTACTGCAGGCCTTCTTCCACTTTTTCCTGGGCACCACTGAGTTCTTTATCCTCACCATCATGTCTTTTGACCGTTACCTGGCCATCTGCAAGCCCCTTCACTACCCCACCATTATGACCAGCAACCTCTGCCTGCGACTTGCCCTCAGTTCCTGGGTGGTAGGCTTTACCATTGTCTTTGGTCAGATGCTGCTGCTCATCCAGGTGCCCTTCTGTGGCAACAATGTCATCAATCATTTCTACTGTGATGTTGGTCCCATTTTGAAAGCAGCCTGTGCAGACACAAGCATTCCGGAGCTcctggtgatcccagggtcactCTTCTTCACAgtgatttcttatatttatatcctGTCCACAATCCTACAGATTCCTTCAGCCACTGGCCGACAGAAGACTTTCTCTACCTGTGCCTCTCACCTGACAGTAGTCTCCCTGCTCTATGGTGCTATTTTGTTCATGTACCTGAGACCCACAACACACTCTTCCTTTAAGATTAATAAGGTGGTGTCAGTGCTAAATACTATCCTCACACTTCTTCTGAATCCCTTCATTTATACAATTAGAAACAAGAAGGTGAAAGCAGCCCTAAGGAAGGCAATGGCTTGTCCAAAGACTCATCGTCCACAGTAA